The Fibrobacter sp. genome contains the following window.
CGCACTAACCATTTTACGGAATCCGTTATCCGCTACATGACCCGCATTGCAAACGGCTGCGGGGCCATCAATCTTTCCCAGGGTTTTCCGGATTTTGATCCGCCGGTGGAATTGCAGAACCGCCTGGCAGAAGTGGCAAAGACGGGCCCTCATCAGTATGCGCTGACCATTGGCGCAAAAAATTTCCGTGAGGCGGTGTGCCGCAAGCAGGAACATTTCAGCGGGCTGCGTTACGATCCGGAAAAGGAAATCGTCATTACCTGCGGTAGCACCGAGGCCATGATGATTACCATGATGTCGGTTTGCAATCCCGGCGACAAGGTGGTGATTTTCTCGCCCTTCTATGAGAACTATACGGCGGACACTATTTTGAGCGGGGCTACGCCCATTTACGTTCCGCTTTCTCCCATTGATTTTTCTTTTGATGCAAACGTTCTTGAAGATGCCATGAAGCAGCCGGGTGTGAAAGCGTTGGTGCTTTGCAATCCTTCGAATCCCAGCGGTAAGGTTTTTACCCGTGACGAACTGAAGGTGATTGCGGATCTTGCCATCAAGTACGACTTGTATGTGATTACGGACGAAGTGTACGAACACATCATCTTTGCACCTAACGTTCATACCTACATGGCGACGCTGCCGGGTATGCGCGAACGTACCATCGAATGCTCCAGCTTAAGCAAGAGCTATTCCATTACGGGTTGGCGCCTGGGTTATGTGCTGGCACCGGAGCCCATCATGGAACGCATCAAGAAGGTCCACGACTTTACGGTGGTGGGTGCTTCTTCTACCATGCAGGAAGTGGCTGTGACTGCCATGAATTTTGGCGACGAATATTACGCTGAATTGCAAAATCATTACACCCACATGAAACAGCTGTTTACCGACGGCCTACGCAATTTGGGATTCAAGTTTACAGAACCTCAGGGCACCTATTTCGTGATGATGGATATCTCCGAATTCGGTTATGACCGTCGCATGGCTGCAGGCGAGTTCGGCGCCGTTTCTGGAATTGGAATGACAGGTTCTGGCGCGGTCCGTCCCGATGAACTTTTCTGCATGGATTTGGCAAAGAAGGTAGGCGTCGCCGCAGTGCCTGGCAGTAGTTTCTTTAGGGAACCAGTGAACCATCTGGTGCGATTCCATTTCGCCAAGAAGGACGAAACCTTGATTGAGGCATTGAACCGACTGGAATCCGTTAGGAAGATTTTG
Protein-coding sequences here:
- a CDS encoding aminotransferase class I/II-fold pyridoxal phosphate-dependent enzyme, giving the protein RTNHFTESVIRYMTRIANGCGAINLSQGFPDFDPPVELQNRLAEVAKTGPHQYALTIGAKNFREAVCRKQEHFSGLRYDPEKEIVITCGSTEAMMITMMSVCNPGDKVVIFSPFYENYTADTILSGATPIYVPLSPIDFSFDANVLEDAMKQPGVKALVLCNPSNPSGKVFTRDELKVIADLAIKYDLYVITDEVYEHIIFAPNVHTYMATLPGMRERTIECSSLSKSYSITGWRLGYVLAPEPIMERIKKVHDFTVVGASSTMQEVAVTAMNFGDEYYAELQNHYTHMKQLFTDGLRNLGFKFTEPQGTYFVMMDISEFGYDRRMAAGEFGAVSGIGMTGSGAVRPDELFCMDLAKKVGVAAVPGSSFFREPVNHLVRFHFAKKDETLIEALNRLESVRKILK